Proteins encoded together in one Schistocerca americana isolate TAMUIC-IGC-003095 chromosome 8, iqSchAmer2.1, whole genome shotgun sequence window:
- the LOC124545852 gene encoding POU domain protein CF1A has product MATTTYLPASTGLAQDIDGGGASSGAMNIAGGYHSSSPRSGDSGGGGGGGGGAAEVKYLPPHQQHHHQQQQQQQQHHAVASSPSPTLSHNPWASLGPAPGPGPGPGQDPWGGMVAHHHHHHHHHQPDIKPPPTQQQQQQQQQQMSWHAPVVSAAAAQYLAQSGGGAGGGGGGGGGGGGGSGSPLQHHYHAAMNGMLHPQQLHSLREMQNHSPVAVGLHHHVMGHHGGHHLHHPAAAHHVTHHATHHAPHHLHHSVGGGHHGDPRAGSGPGGGGPGDPGPGGGGGPGDEDTPTSDDLEAFAKQFKQRRIKLGFTQADVGLALGTLYGNVFSQTTICRFEALQLSFKNMCKLKPLLQKWLEEADSTTGSPTSIDKIAAQGRKRKKRTSIEVSVKGALEQHFHKQPKPSAQEITALADSLQLEKEVVRVWFCNRRQKEKRMTPPNTLGEGGMLEAGGPGGGGPGGLPPPPHGHYGGPGGPPPGQPADLSPMGPQQHGHSHSPPMLSPQAMPTHQSLAAH; this is encoded by the coding sequence ATGGCCACCACGACCTACCTGCCCGCTAGCACGGGGCTCGCGCAGGACATCGACGGTGGCGGAGCGTCATCGGGGGCTATGAACATCGCCGGAGGGTACCATAGCTCGTCCCCGCGCTCCGGCGacagcggaggcggcgggggcggcggaggcggcgccgcCGAGGTCAAGTACCTGCCGCCGCACCAGCAGCAccaccatcagcagcagcagcaacagcagcagcaccacGCCGTAGCCAGCTCGCCGTCGCCCACGCTGTCGCACAACCCTTGGGCGAGCCTGGGTCCCGCGCCCGGACCGGGCCCCGGCCCCGGGCAGGACCCGTGGGGCGGCATGGTGgcgcaccaccatcaccaccaccaccaccatcagccggATATCAAGCCGCCGCCcacgcagcagcagcaacagcagcagcagcagcagatgtcGTGGCACGCGCCCGTCGTGTCCGCGGCCGCGGCGCAGTACTTGGCCCAGAGCGGTGGCGGCGCGGGCGGCGGAGGCGGtggcggtggaggcggcggcggcggctccggGTCACCCCTGCAACACCACTACCACGCCGCCATGAACGGCATGCTGCACCCGCAACAACTCCACTCGCTACGCGAAATGCAGAACCACAGCCCGGTGGCGGTTGGGCTGCACCACCACGTCATGGGCCACCACGGCGGCCACCACTTGCACCACCCGGCGGCGGCGCACCACGTCACGCACCACGCGACGCACCACGCGCCGCACCACCTGCACCACTCGGTGGGCGGCGGCCACCACGGGGACCCGCGCGCCGGCAGCGGGCCCGGGGGCGGCGGACCGGGTGACCCGGGccccgggggcggcggcgggccCGGCGACGAGGACACGCCCACCTCCGACGACCTGGAGGCGTTCGCCAAGCAGTTCAAGCAGCGCCGCATCAAGCTGGGCTTCACGCAGGCCGACGTGGGCCTCGCGCTCGGCACGCTCTACGGCAACGTCTTCTCGCAGACCACCATCTGCCGCTTCGAGGCGCTGCAGCTCAGCTTCAAGAACATGTGCAAGCTCAAGCCGTTGCTGCAGAAGTGGCTCGAGGAGGCCGACTCGACGACCGGCTCGCCCACGTCTATCGACAAGATCGCGGCGCAGGGCCGCAAGCGCAAGAAGCGTACGTCCATCGAGGTGTCGGTAAAGGGCGCTCTCGAGCAGCATTTCCACAAGCAGCCCAAGCCGTCGGCGCAGGAGATCACGGCGCTCGCGGACTCGCTGCAACTCGAGAAGGAGGTGGTGCGCGTGTGGTTCTGCAACCGGCGCCAGAAGGAGAAGCGCATGACGCCGCCCAACACGCTGGGAGAGGGCGGCATGCTGGAGGCGGGCGGCCCCGGGGGCGGAGGGCCGGGCGGGCTGCCGCCGCccccgcacggccactacggagGACCCGGCGGGCCACCCCCGGGCCAGCCGGCCGACCTGTCGCCCATGGGCCCGCAGCAGCACGGCCACTCGCACAGCCCGCCCATGCTGTCGCCGCAGGCCATGCCGACGCACCAGAGCCTCGCGGCCCACTAG